From Agrobacterium tumefaciens, a single genomic window includes:
- a CDS encoding alpha/beta hydrolase, translating into MTEALLRASENNPVPENNTVGYFTGYGGKKLRYAIFRASRQLARGTIVLLHGRNECIEKYFETIADLTAMGFWVATFDLRGQGGSERLLKNTDAGHVRRFSDYQRDINLFLEQIVLPDTRLPFFMVAHSTGALSALASAPKLSNRIERLVLTSPFVALGEQQSVPPSIIRLVATALSFVGLGAVQLGKDQRERDFDGNPLTSDATRFARNLALHRQNADLFVGAPTARWLHEALKTMDRVMRQDHLTKVTIPTLVLAPMLDTITPYKAQEELSRNFRAAQLLPVTGARHELLHERDVYRKQALAAIDAFLAPE; encoded by the coding sequence ATGACCGAAGCCCTATTGCGCGCCAGCGAAAACAACCCGGTTCCTGAGAACAACACCGTTGGTTATTTCACCGGCTATGGTGGCAAAAAGCTTCGATATGCCATTTTTCGCGCCAGTCGCCAGCTTGCCCGTGGAACGATCGTGCTGCTGCATGGCCGAAACGAATGTATCGAAAAATACTTCGAAACGATTGCCGACCTGACCGCCATGGGCTTTTGGGTCGCGACATTTGATCTGCGCGGCCAGGGTGGTTCGGAACGGCTGCTTAAAAACACCGATGCGGGGCATGTTCGCCGGTTCTCCGATTATCAGCGCGACATCAATCTCTTTCTGGAGCAGATTGTCTTGCCGGATACCCGGCTGCCGTTTTTCATGGTGGCGCATTCGACCGGCGCTCTCTCGGCACTCGCGTCGGCTCCCAAACTTTCAAACCGCATTGAACGGCTGGTCCTGACCTCGCCCTTTGTGGCTTTAGGCGAGCAGCAATCGGTTCCGCCGTCGATCATCCGTCTTGTGGCCACGGCTCTCAGTTTTGTAGGGCTCGGCGCGGTTCAGTTGGGAAAAGACCAGCGAGAGCGTGACTTTGACGGTAATCCGCTGACGTCGGATGCGACGCGTTTTGCCCGCAATCTTGCGCTCCACAGGCAGAATGCGGATCTTTTCGTCGGTGCGCCGACGGCACGTTGGCTCCATGAAGCGCTGAAAACCATGGATCGTGTCATGCGCCAGGACCACTTGACCAAGGTGACCATTCCAACGCTCGTGCTGGCGCCGATGCTCGATACAATCACGCCCTATAAGGCGCAGGAAGAGCTTTCACGCAATTTTCGAGCGGCGCAACTTCTTCCCGTTACTGGTGCCCGTCATGAACTGCTGCATGAGCGGGATGTCTACCGCAAGCAGGCGCTTGCGGCGATCGATGCGTTTCTCGCGCCGGAGTGA
- a CDS encoding cytochrome b, which produces MKKAFRNSYGLSAIILHWLIAVLICGLLSLGYIMTLPDIDPGLQFSLFQWHKSFGIVVLVLAIVRGLHWCFASPVPPIAELSPVERIASGVVHRCLLVLTLAVPLAGWAIASVSPLNIPTFLFDLYVIPDLPFTRSDSAEEIWSYVHATLAYTVLCLVVLHIGAALYHHLCKRDPVLLRMLGKNGQRRLEKRP; this is translated from the coding sequence ATGAAGAAAGCATTTAGAAACAGCTACGGACTTTCTGCGATCATTCTGCATTGGCTCATCGCCGTGTTGATCTGTGGTCTGCTTTCACTTGGTTACATCATGACGCTGCCGGATATCGATCCAGGCCTGCAGTTTTCTCTTTTCCAATGGCACAAATCATTCGGCATCGTGGTTCTGGTGCTGGCGATCGTTCGTGGCCTGCATTGGTGCTTCGCGTCGCCCGTTCCACCAATTGCAGAGTTGAGCCCTGTCGAGCGCATCGCCTCTGGCGTCGTTCATCGATGTCTGCTCGTGCTGACACTGGCCGTGCCGCTCGCAGGGTGGGCCATCGCGTCTGTTTCCCCTCTTAATATCCCGACGTTTTTGTTCGACCTCTACGTCATTCCCGATCTTCCATTCACGCGCTCAGACAGTGCCGAAGAGATCTGGTCGTATGTCCACGCGACCCTTGCCTATACGGTTCTTTGTCTCGTCGTTCTGCACATCGGAGCAGCGCTCTACCATCATCTCTGTAAACGGGATCCCGTACTGCTTCGGATGCTTGGCAAAAACGGACAACGCCGCCTGGAGAAACGCCCATGA
- a CDS encoding Hsp20 family protein gives MRHVDFSPLYRSTVGFDRLFSMLDGIGQPEAAQSYPPYNIERTGENTYRITMAVAGFDETELSIESRANALTVKAEKSQEDKAAEGEFLYRGIATRAFERRFQLADHVEVQSASLKNGLLHIDLVRNIPEAMKPRRIAISSDIAEAAKTIEAQVTPAQVN, from the coding sequence ATGCGTCACGTTGATTTTTCTCCCCTCTATCGTTCCACCGTCGGTTTCGACCGCCTGTTTTCGATGCTCGATGGTATCGGGCAGCCTGAAGCCGCCCAGTCCTATCCGCCCTACAACATCGAGCGGACGGGTGAGAACACCTACCGCATCACGATGGCAGTTGCAGGCTTCGATGAAACCGAACTCAGCATCGAATCCCGCGCCAATGCCTTGACGGTCAAAGCGGAGAAGTCCCAGGAAGACAAGGCTGCTGAAGGGGAATTCCTCTATCGCGGCATCGCCACACGCGCCTTCGAGCGCCGCTTCCAGCTTGCCGATCACGTTGAAGTCCAGTCTGCCTCTCTCAAGAACGGCCTGCTTCATATCGATCTGGTGCGCAACATTCCCGAAGCGATGAAACCGCGCCGCATCGCGATTTCCTCTGACATCGCCGAAGCAGCGAAGACGATCGAAGCACAGGTTACGCCCGCTCAGGTCAACTAA
- a CDS encoding polyisoprenoid-binding protein: protein MKTILSFRLGYSTAVLICLCGQAPAAALPSFDEAAGRYTIQPSSRIGFTVEQVGGGAGIRGTFGKFSGTFNLQAGDISRSTVTFTLIPDSVETGQQRIDTFLKSTAVFDTGSYATISFRSTGIAQTASDTATVTGELTAKGHKRTETFNVKLTRWDGARIAFQVTGGVFRSRYAMDVGTPIYSNVVQFNMSIEGARR, encoded by the coding sequence ATGAAAACCATCTTGTCTTTCCGGTTGGGATATTCGACTGCCGTACTCATTTGTCTCTGCGGACAGGCGCCTGCGGCAGCACTACCGAGTTTCGACGAAGCCGCGGGGCGCTACACGATCCAGCCATCCTCACGGATCGGCTTCACAGTCGAACAGGTTGGTGGTGGTGCCGGCATAAGGGGCACATTCGGGAAATTTTCGGGTACCTTCAATCTCCAGGCGGGCGATATAAGCCGCTCAACGGTGACGTTCACCTTGATACCGGACAGTGTCGAAACCGGCCAACAACGTATCGATACCTTCCTTAAATCAACTGCCGTCTTCGACACGGGCAGCTACGCGACCATTTCCTTCCGCTCCACAGGCATTGCCCAAACGGCGTCCGACACCGCGACCGTCACGGGAGAACTGACGGCCAAAGGCCATAAACGCACAGAGACATTCAACGTGAAACTGACCCGTTGGGACGGCGCTCGCATCGCTTTCCAGGTGACGGGTGGCGTGTTCCGCTCTCGATACGCGATGGATGTCGGTACCCCGATCTACTCCAATGTTGTGCAGTTCAACATGTCGATTGAAGGCGCGCGCCGGTAA